TTTTTTCCGCGCCCTGTATGAGCTTGCCCGGTTAGTCGGGCAAGCTCTTTGCCATTTGCTTTGCTACCGGTCCAGAAGATCCTGAATGTCAGCTTCTGCATCGGAGAGGGCCTTGTCGACATCCTTGCCGGTTAGCCAGATCGCCATGAACTCCCGATTGAGGGTGTCCTGAATGGCACCATAGTGTTTGGACGGAGGCATCGTGCGCGCAAGCTCGGCAGTTCCTGCATATTCGACACGATGTGGCAGCGTCTTGTATTCGTCGCTGTTGAGAATGGATTTGCGAACAGACATATGACCCGTGCGAGCCCAATCGCCGTCGTGATCATTGATGAAAGCGAGGACTTTCAGAGCTGCTGCAAATTTGGCCGGGTTATCCTTTTTCAGTTTAGCTGGAATGGCCCACATATGGCTTCCTGCCCAAGCAGCCTTGTCTTTGAATAGAATGGGGAAGGTTGCTGCATAGTAGTTTTTGAGGGTAACTGCGGGATCCTTTGCCTGTGCGTCGTAATAGTCCACGACCCAAGTGCCGTTGATCAGGATAGCGCCTTCACCATTCAGGAATGCCTGCTGGCTGTCGGTATAGTTATATTTCGGGTCGGCGTATTTTTTGTCGAACAGGTCGGTCAGAACCTTGACGGCCTTTTTGGTTTCTTCGGTGTTGACCGTTGCCGTATCGCCATCATAGAAATCTCCACCTTGTTGCCAGACAAGGCTCATGATGACGCGGACGCCGGTCTCAAACTGTGAGAAGTCGCCGATAAGATAATCCTTACCGGTTTTCTCCTTGACGAGTGCGGCTTGTTCCATCAACTCCTCAACCGAGGTCGGCAGAACGGGTTTGCCGTCTTTAACCAGCCCGGCCTTCTCCATGATGTCCATGTTGATGTGCCAGAGGTTGGCGTGGAAATCCATCGGCACGCCATAGATCTTGCCTTTATAGGACACACCGGCCTTGGCTGCATCTTCCCAATCGGAAACGTCAATGCCAGCGCCAGCCAAGTCATCCGTTAAGTCCGCCAAGGCTCCGGAGCCAGCGAATTCTGCCACGCGGTAGCGATGCATGACGTGAACATCTGGTGGAGTGCCCCCGGCATAGGATGCCTTGAGCTGGTCATAATAATTGCCCCAGTCGGTTGGCAGGGTGTTGACCGTTACGCCGTCAATCTGCTCGCTTGCGGCATTGATGATTGACTGGATAATGCAGGGCTCACCGACAGATGTCTTGGTGTCACTGCCTGCATTTT
This window of the uncultured Cohaesibacter sp. genome carries:
- a CDS encoding extracellular solute-binding protein yields the protein MKKMLLAAALATAFVTPVMAEDISLGRFFGACENAGSDTKTSVGEPCIIQSIINAASEQIDGVTVNTLPTDWGNYYDQLKASYAGGTPPDVHVMHRYRVAEFAGSGALADLTDDLAGAGIDVSDWEDAAKAGVSYKGKIYGVPMDFHANLWHINMDIMEKAGLVKDGKPVLPTSVEELMEQAALVKEKTGKDYLIGDFSQFETGVRVIMSLVWQQGGDFYDGDTATVNTEETKKAVKVLTDLFDKKYADPKYNYTDSQQAFLNGEGAILINGTWVVDYYDAQAKDPAVTLKNYYAATFPILFKDKAAWAGSHMWAIPAKLKKDNPAKFAAALKVLAFINDHDGDWARTGHMSVRKSILNSDEYKTLPHRVEYAGTAELARTMPPSKHYGAIQDTLNREFMAIWLTGKDVDKALSDAEADIQDLLDR